The segment TCGCCACCCGCCCGCTAGCGGAGGTGATGAACGCCAGCGCGGCGATGGTCGATGCCGGGGTGGACGAGTTCACCCTTGCCGGCATCGAGACGCTCCCCGCGCGCACCGTCAAGCCCGATCGCGTCGCAGGCAGCCCGGCGCAATTCGAATGCCGGCTGACACAGCTGATCCGGCTGGAAAACAAGGAAGGCGCGGAGGTCGATACCTGGCTGGTGCTGGGCGAGGCGACCGGTATCCATATCGATCGCGCGATGCTGGAAGACGGTGTGTACCAGACCGCGCGCGCCCGCCCGATCCTGCGCGGCGGCGGCCCGGCCGACTATTTCGAGATCAGCGAGAAGGCGCTGTTCAGGATGTTCCGTCCGGGCTGACCCCGGGCTCGGGCAGGATCGGCGGGGTCGAATCCGGATAGGTCAGCCAAGTCTTCCACAGCTGGTGGATGCGCGCCTCGGTCAGTTCGATCCGGCAGGTGAGCAGCGCGGCATTGCGGATCGTGCCGCCCTGCCAATGCGCATAGACCGCGTCGCACTCGCCCTTGCGCCAGGCGATCCAGCGGCCCTGCGCCTCGTCGAACGCCTTGACCACCGTCACCCCGTCGCTTGCGGCGCGCTTGCGGGCGGCGACCAGATAGGTGTTCATCTGCACCTCGGCGGCGTTGCTGGCGCGGGCGAGGCACAGGTTCATGTCCACCGTGGTCTTCGCATCGGCGCAGCGGTCGACGGGGGCGGCAAGCGCGAGGGCGAGCAAGAGCAGCGGCATGGTCTTACCCTACGCGCAGAAGCACGCGGCACTCAACCGAGGGCGGCGAACTTCTCTTCGGCCTCGCGGTCGAGCTGGGCGCGGCTCTTCTTCTCGGACGCCGTTTTCAGCTGGCCGCACGCCGCATCGATGTCGCGCCCGCGCGGGGTGCGCACCGGCGCCGAGATGCCGCCCTCGAACACGATGTTCGAGAAGGAGCGAATTCGCTCCGGCGTCGAGCATTCGTAGGGCGCGCCGGGCCAGGGGTTGAACGGGATCAGGTTCACCTTGGCGGGCAGCTTGTACTTGCGCAGCAGGCGGACCAGCTCGTGCGCATCGGCGTCGCTATCGTTCTTGTCCTTCAGCATCACATATTCGAAGGTGATGCGGCGGGCATTGTTGGCGCCGGGATAATCGGCACAGGCCTGGAGCAGCTCCTCGATGCCGTACTTCTTGTTGAGCGGCACGATCTCGTCGCGCACGTCCTTGGTGACCGCATGGAGCGACACCGCCAGGTTCACGCCGATCTCCTCGCCCGCGCGTGCCATGATCGGCACCACGCCCGAGGTGGAGAGGGTAATGCGACGCTTCGAGAGCGCGAGCCCGTCGCCGTCCATCACGATCTGAAGGCCGGCCTTCACTTCGTCGAAATTGTACAGCGGCTCGCCCATGCCCATCATCACGATATTGGTGAGCAGGCGCCCCTCGGGCTGGCTTGGCCATTCGCCGAGCGAATCGCGCGCCAGCATCACCTGGCCGACGATCTCGCCCGCGGTGAGGTTGCGCACCAGCCGCATCGTGCCGGTGTGGCAGAAGCGGCAGTTGAGCGTGCAGCCCACCTGGCTGGAGACGCACAGGGTGCCCCGATCGGCGTCGGGGATGAACACCATCTCGTAATCCTGCCCGTCCGGCGAGCGGAGCAGCCACTTGCGGGTGCCGTCGTTCGAGACCTGCGCCTCGACCACTTCGGGCCGCCCGATCACGAAGCGCTCGGCCAGCCAGGGGTGCTGCGCCTTGGCGATGTCGGTCATCGCCGAGAAGTCGGTGGCACCGCGATTGTAGATCCAGTGCCACAGCTGCTTGGCGCGCAGCTTGGCCTGCTTGGGCTCGAGCCCGGCGGCGGCCAGCGCCTCGCGGATACCATCGCGGGAGAGACCGATCAGGTCGGTACGCCCGTCTTCGCGCGCGGCGAGGGCACGCGGCACGGGCACGGGATCGATGTGCCCGGGGATGGGCATGGGGGCGGCCGACACTGTCTGCATCCGCGGCATATAGGCGAAAATCCTGGCCTTTTCCAGCGGCGTGATTTCGCTTCGATGCCTCCCTGGATGGGTCATGCCGTCCCGCCATGGCCACAGCCCATCGTGAATTGGGTGTGAAGCGGAAAACCATTTCCCACTGTTACGTTACACCGATGCAAAACAGTTTCATTGTTGCGAGGAGTTGAGAATGAAGACGATCTTTTCGAGCCTGGCAATTGCCGGCACGCTGATGGCGTCGACCGCCTTCGCCCAGACCACGACCCCGGCCCAGACGACCCCGGCCGACGCTGCTCCGGCACAGACCACGCCGGCGACCCCGGACCAGGGTACCACGGGCGCAGGCACCGCCGCCACGGCAACCGCCGGCGCGTCGACCTTCACGGATACCGAGGTCCAGCAGTACGCCAAGGCGGCGCTCGCGGTGAACAAGATCAACGCGGACACCAGCATTCCGACCGCGGAAAAGAACCCCAAGTTCGTCGCTGCGATCACGTCGTCGGGCCTGCAGCCGCAGCGCTTCAACGAGATCAGCCAGGCGATGGCCTCGGATACCGCGCTCAACCAGCGCATCCAGGCGGCCGCGGCCCAGGCGCAGACCAGCGGCCAATCGGCCCAGGCAACCGCGCCGGCCAGCCCGACCGGCAACTAATCGGTTAGCTCCCTGAACCGGCGGCGGTCCCCAGCGGACCGCCGCCGTTTTTGTGCGCGCGACTGTCATCGATCCGGAACGAAAGCCCGCCAAAGGCACCGCCTTGGGTTCGCTTCGCAAGGGACAGGACGGAATGCGCAAAGGGATGATGGTCGCCGCGGCGGCGCTGCTGATGGCGATGGCACCAGGCGGGACGACGCCCGACGCCGACAAGGGCCTGGATTCGCTGCGGCTCGACCAGGTGCGCGTGCTCGGTTCGCACAACAGCTACCGCCCCTATCCGCTCCCCGAGGTGGAAGCGCGCCTCCGCACGCTGCTGGCGAACAACTGGGAGGGCCTCGCCTATGGCCATCCACCGCTCGAAAGCCAGCTCGCGCTCGGCCTGCGCCAGCTCGAGATCGACGTCGCACCCGATCCGCAAGGCGGCGCCTATGCCGCGCCCTATGCGAACGCCACCGACGCGATAAAGGCCGAGATGGCCGCGCCCGGCGCCAAGACGATCCACATCCCCGGTATCGATTGGCAGACGCATTGCCGCGTCTTCCGCGCCTGCATGGCGCTGTTCCGCCGCTGGTCGGATGCGCATCCCGGCCATCTGCCGGTGATAATCCTGGTCAATGCCAGCGACGTGCGCCCCATCCCCGGCGTGCGCACCACCGATATCGGCTTCGACGCCGCGACGCTCGACGCGTTGGATGCCGACATCGCCGCGACCATCGGCCGCGAACGGGTGATCGCGCCGGACGATGTGCGCGGCAGCTTCCCCACGCTGCGCGACGCGGTGACCGCGCATCGCTGGCCCACGATCGGCGCCTCGCGCGGCAAGTTCCTGTTCGTGCTCGATACCTCGGAGGCGAACGAGGAACGCTACCGCACCGGCCATGCCAGCCTGAAGGGCCGGATGATGTTCGGCTGGTACCCCGAGGAAGCGCCCGAGGCCGCCTTCTTCAACACCCAGAGCCCGACCGAAGACCCCGCCACGATCACACGCCGGGTGAAGGCCGGCTTCATGGTCCGCACCCGCGCCGATGCCGAGACGCTGGAGGCACGCACCCATGATCGCCGCCGGCTCGACACCGCGATCGCCTCGGGCGCGCAGCTGATCAGCACCGACTATTATGAGGGCGTGCCCGATCCGCGCGGGCTGAACTGGGCAGTGTCGCTGGGGAAGAGCACCGTGATCTGCAACAGCGTGACGGCGCGCTGCCCTGGGCGCTGAATCAAACAGTCACCCTCACCCTCACCCTCCCCACCGCCTACGGCGGCGGGTCCCCTCCCTCTCCCTTGGAAGGGAGAGGGAGTTTGCTCGGAATTCCCTCTCCCTTCCAAGGGAGAGGGAGGGAGCCGCGCAGCGGCGGAAGGGTGAGGGTGACTGCGCTACCCCTCCACCCCCCGCACCCGCACATCCCGCCGCGGGGCCGGCACGGTGATGCCGTGCTCGCCGAACAGCTTCCACAGCCGGTTGAGCACGTCGCTGCGGACATTGCCGACCCCGCTCTCGGGATCGCTGATCCACACCAGGATCTCGTGCGCCGCGCCATTCTCACCCAGCGCCGTCAGCCACACATTGGGCGTAGGCGTATCGAGCACGCGCGGGCTTTCGGTCGCGGCGCGCAGCATCAGGTCCTGCGCCAGTTCCAGGTCGCAGCCATAGGCCACCGTCACCGCGATCCGCACGCGCACGTTGCGATCGGTATAGGACCAGTTCTCGACTTCCTGGGTCATCAGATTCTCGTTCGGAATCAGATGCTCCTTGCCGTCGCGGGTGATCACCGAGACCGCGCGCACGCCGATCTTGTTCACCCAGCCGAAACTGTCCCCCACCACGATCACGTCGCCCGGCTTGATCGAGCGGTCCATCAGGAGGATGATCCCGGCGATCAGATTGCCGACCGTCTTCTGCATGCCGAAGCCGATCGCCAGGCCGAACGCGCCGGAGAATACCGCGAAGGTCGTCAGGTCGATGCCAAGCAGATCGATGCCGACGAAGAAGGCCGCAGTGACGATGGCGATGCTCGCCAACTTCTGGCCGAGCAGCTGCTGGGTGGGATCGAGCCCCTTGGCCCGACCGATCCACTGGCCGAGCAGCCGGTTGGCGATGCGCACCAGCGCATAGATGATCGTGACGGTGACCAGAAAGGTGAGCAGCGACAGGAGCGACAGCCGCCGCGTGCCGATGTCGAAGCCGATCTGCGCCAGCAGCGCCTCGATCACCCCGAGCCCGCCCATCGTCTTGCTGAGCAGCGAGGTGAAGGCGATCGCCCCCATCGGCCAAGTGGCGAGCCGCGGCAGGCCAAGGCCACGCAACACCTCCACCACCGCCAGCGCCATCGCCAGCCCCAGCGCAATGCCGAGGAGCAGCGTCGCCGGTGGGTGCCAGTCATAGCCGCTCGCTACCGGCGACAGCAGCAGCGCCACCGTAAAGTAGCGGGTGATCCGGCACAGCCGCGCCTGGATGCCGTTGATATGCTCGCCGGCGATGCGGTGCCACAGCCCGGCAACCTGCGCGCCGATGCGCCGGCCGACCAGCACGCCGATCGCCACCGCCAGCACCGCCAGGCCCAGCGCCACCGCCAGCTCGCCCAGCTCGGCCGGCGAGGGCATGCGCATCCCCATGCCGGCGAACCGGTCGAGCAGTTCGCGGATCATCCGCGCGCGGCGGCGAAGCGGGCGAGCCCTGCCTCGAGATCGGCGATCAGATCGTCGGTGTCTTCCAAGCCCACATAGAGCCGGAGCATCGGCCCCTCGGCTTCCCAGGGCGACGCGGTGCGGATGCGCTGCGGATCGGCCGGGATGGCGAGGCTTTCATAGCCGCCCCAGCTGAAGCCGATGCCGAAATGCCGGAGGCCATCGATCAGCGCGGTGCGCGCGGCATCGTCGCCGCCGTTCAGCACGAAGGAGAACAGGCCGGCGGACCCGCGGAAATCGCGCACGAACACGTCGTGCCCCGGGCAGTCGGGCAGCGCCGGGTGGAGCACCCGCGCCACTTCGGGCCGGGTCTTCAGCCACTGCGCGATCTTGAGCCCGCTCGCGCCCGACTGGCGCAGCCGCACTTCCATCGTCCGCAACCCGCGCGACCCGAGATAGGCATCGTCCGGGCTGGCGCAGAGGCCCAGCTGATAGGTGGTCGCGCGCAACTTCTCATAATGGCCGGGAGCGGCGGTGACCGAGCCCATCATCACGTCCGAATGGCCGACGACATATTTCGAGCAGGACAGGATCGTATAGTCCACGCCCTTCTCGATCGCCGGGAAGTAGAGCGGCCCCGCCCAGGTATTGTCGAGCAGCGTCACGATCCCGCGCGCCTTGGCGACTGCGACGATGGCGGGCACATCCTGCACCTCGAAGGTGAGGCTGCCGGGGCTCTCCAGCAGGATCGCCCTGGTCCGCTCGGTGCACAGCGCCGCGATGCCCTCCCCGATCAGCGGGTCGTAATAGGTGGCGGTAATGCCCAGCCGCTTGAGCATGCCGTTCCCGAAGGCGCGGGTCGGTTCGTAGCTACTGTCGGGCAACAGCACCTCGTCGCCCGGCGACAGCACCGCCAGCAGCGCGGTGGTGATCGCCGCGACGCCGGAAGGATAGAGCAAGGTCGCCTGCGCGCCGGGCTCCAGCTCGGTCAGCGCATCGGCGAGCGACCACTGGGTCGGCGTGCCGCGGCGGCCATAATAGAGCTTGTGGTGGGTGTCGGCGCTGCCGCGCTCGCGCATCTCGGCGATGTTGTCGTAGAGAATCGTCGAGGCGCGCCACACCGGCGGATTGACGATGCCCTGCGTCCATTCCGAACGGCGGCCGGCATGGACGACCTTGGTCGCATCCTTGTCGTGATCTCCGCTCATGCGCCGACCACCTTCGACGTGTCGGGCTGCGCGCCCCATTCGGTCCAGCTGCCGTCGTACAGCGCGATCTCGTGCCCCAGCAGGTGCGCGGCGAAGACGATCACCGAGGCGGTGATGCCCGAGCCACAGGTAGCGACCAGCGGCTGGGTCAGGTCGAGCCCGGCGGCATCGAACACCGCCTGGATGCCCTCGGCTGCCTTCCAATGCCCGTCGCTTTCGAAGAAGCGGCCATAGGGGATGTTCTTGGCTCCCGGCATATGCCCTGCGCCGCATTCGGGGCGGGGGTCGGGCTCCTCGCCGGAGAAGCGCGCCGCCGAACGCGCATCGACGATCTGCTCCGCCGTCGTGCGCATGTCGTCGAGCGTCCGCAGCTGCGCGGCGGGCGCGCCGGCCGTGAACTCCGTCGCGGCAGCGAGCTGCGGCCCGGTCTGCACCGGCCGCCCCTCGGCGCGCCAATGGCCCATATTCCCATCGAGGATCTCGGCATGCACGCCGAACATCCGCAGCACCCACCAGGCACGGCAGGCGGTGTGGTGCGGGCTGTTGTCATAGAGGACGATGCGGGTGGTCCCCATCACCCCCAGCTGCGCCATCCGTTCCTCGAAAACGCTGCGCTTGGGCAGCATCGAAGGCAACGGGTTCTCGGCATCGACCAGCGTATCGAGATCGAGCAGCCGCGCGCCGGGGATGTGCCCGGCCTCGAACTCCGCACGCGGATCCTGCCTGGGCGCGCCCGGAATGGTGGAGGTGTAGGTCGCGTCCAGGACCAGCAGGTCGGGGGCGCCGAGCATGCCGGCCAGCGCGTCGGTGGTGATCAATCCGTCCATGCGGGTAGGTCCTAGCCCTATGGAAACCGCACGGCAAACGCCTACATGGCGGCCATGGACGCCAAGCATCTCGGTAAGCAATCCGCCCTGCCCGCCAGCCCGGAGGAAGCGGAACTCGACTATGTGCCCAATCCACGTGCGGGCACGCGCTATCTGGTACGGTTCGCCGCGCCCGAATTCACCTCGCTCTGCCCGATTACCGGCGCGCCCGATTTCGCGCACCTCGTGATCGACTATGTGCCCGGCGAGAAGATCGTCGAATCCAAGTCGCTCAAGCTGTTCCTCGGCAGCTTCCGCAACCACGGCGCGTTCCACGAGGATTGCACCGTCGGCATCGGCGAGCGGTTGTTCCGCGAGATGCAGCCGCTCTGGCTCCGGATCGGGGGCTATTGGTATCCGCGCGGGGGCATCCCGATCGATGTGTTCTGGCAGTCGGGCAAGCCGCCCGAGGACGTCTGGATCCCCGATCAGGGGGTTCCCGGATATCGCGGTCGCGGCTGAATGGCAGATTTACAGCACGGCTCGTCAGGTATAGAGTTGTGCGTCGCAGCAGAACTGCAACTTATTTGAAAATCGGGAGTTTAGCAGGACATAAGGCCCAGTTTTGGGCCGAGTCCATCATGCAGTAGCGAAAGGTCCGCCATGGCACGGTCTCCTATGGGTCCTCGGATCCGGCATCTTGCCCTGATCGGCAACTTCCTGCCGCGCAAGTGCGGCATCGCCACCTTTACTACCGACACCTACACCGCGCTCGCGGAGCGGTATCCGGACATCCAGGTCGACGTCTATGCGATGGACGACCTGCCCGGCCATTATGCCTATCCGCCGCAGGTGACGGGTTCGATCGCGCAGAACGATCGCAGCGCCTATCTGGAAACCGCGCGCAAGATCGAGGCGAGCGGCGCCGAGGCGCTGTGGATCCAGCACGAATACGGCATCTTCGGCGGCGCGGCGGGCGAGCAGCTGCTCGCGCTGACCGATCGCGTCTCGGTGCCGGTAATCGTCACGCTGCACACCGTGCTCGAGCGCCCAAGCGCCGACGAGCGCCGGGTGATGGAAGCGCTGATCCGTCGCGCCTCGACGCTGATCGTCATGGCCGAGAAGGGCCGCGAGATCCTCAAGCGCGTCCACGGCGTGGAAGACAGCAAGATCGAGGTCATCCCGCACGGCGTGCCCGATCGCGCCTTTGCCGACACCGCCGATTTCAAGCCGGCCTTCGGCTGGCAGGGCCGCGACGTCATCCTCACCTTCGGCCTGCTCGCCCCGAGCAAGGGCATCGAGACGATGATCGAGGCGATGCCCGCGGTCGCCGCCGCGCATCCCAGCGCGCTCTATGTGATCCTGGGCGCCACCCACCCGCATCTCGTCGCGCATGAGGGTGAGGCCTATCGCGATCGCCTCAAGGCGCAGATCGCGACGCTCGGGCTGCAGGACAATGTCGCCTTTGTCGACGGTTTCGTCGAGCAGAGCGAGTTGCTCGACTATCTCCAGGCGGCCGACATCTATGCGACGCCCTATCCCAATCCGGCGCAGATCACCTCGGGTACGCTGTCCTATGCGGTGAGCATGGGCAAGCCGGTGATCTCCACGCCCTATATCCATGCGACCGAAATCCTCGACCAGGATCACGGCGTGCTCGTCGATTTCGGCGACAGCGCGTCGTTCTCGCGCGAGATCAACCGCCTGCTCGGCGACAAGGACGCCCGGCTGGCACTGGCCAAGCGCGCCTATGATCGCGGCCGCACGATGCTCTGGGCGCGCCTCGCAGAGCGCGCGATCGAGGCGTTCGACGCGATCCTCGACGAGAAGCCGCACCGCATCCGCACCGCGACCAACGAGCTTCCCACGCTCTCCCCGGTACTGACCGCGGTGGAGCGGATGAGCGACGCCACCGGCATGCTCCAGCACTCGATCTATTCGGTGCCGGATCGGCGCCACGGCTATTGCATCGACGACAATGCCCGCGCGCTGATCCTGATGAGCAAGATCGACGCGGTGGACGAGACGGTGCGCGATCGCTGGACGGCCATCTATGGCGGCTTCGTCCAGCACGCCTGGAATCCCGATAAGCGCAAGTTTCGTAACTTTATGAACTTCGACCGCACCTGGTGCGAGGACGAAGGCTCGGAAGATTCAAACGGCCGCGCAATCTGGGCGCTGGGCGTCACCGCCCGCGACGCCCGCGCGCAGAAGCACCGCGACTGGGCCTCGGTGCTGTTCGACGAGACCGCCTCGATCGCCTTCGACCTCGGCAGCCCGCGCGCGCATGCCTTTGCGATGCTCGGCGCCGCGGCGATGGC is part of the Sphingomonas sp. genome and harbors:
- a CDS encoding lysozyme inhibitor LprI family protein; this translates as MPLLLLALALAAPVDRCADAKTTVDMNLCLARASNAAEVQMNTYLVAARKRAASDGVTVVKAFDEAQGRWIAWRKGECDAVYAHWQGGTIRNAALLTCRIELTEARIHQLWKTWLTYPDSTPPILPEPGVSPDGTS
- a CDS encoding sulfurtransferase, with the translated sequence MDGLITTDALAGMLGAPDLLVLDATYTSTIPGAPRQDPRAEFEAGHIPGARLLDLDTLVDAENPLPSMLPKRSVFEERMAQLGVMGTTRIVLYDNSPHHTACRAWWVLRMFGVHAEILDGNMGHWRAEGRPVQTGPQLAAATEFTAGAPAAQLRTLDDMRTTAEQIVDARSAARFSGEEPDPRPECGAGHMPGAKNIPYGRFFESDGHWKAAEGIQAVFDAAGLDLTQPLVATCGSGITASVIVFAAHLLGHEIALYDGSWTEWGAQPDTSKVVGA
- a CDS encoding Ca2+-dependent phosphoinositide-specific phospholipase C — encoded protein: MRKGMMVAAAALLMAMAPGGTTPDADKGLDSLRLDQVRVLGSHNSYRPYPLPEVEARLRTLLANNWEGLAYGHPPLESQLALGLRQLEIDVAPDPQGGAYAAPYANATDAIKAEMAAPGAKTIHIPGIDWQTHCRVFRACMALFRRWSDAHPGHLPVIILVNASDVRPIPGVRTTDIGFDAATLDALDADIAATIGRERVIAPDDVRGSFPTLRDAVTAHRWPTIGASRGKFLFVLDTSEANEERYRTGHASLKGRMMFGWYPEEAPEAAFFNTQSPTEDPATITRRVKAGFMVRTRADAETLEARTHDRRRLDTAIASGAQLISTDYYEGVPDPRGLNWAVSLGKSTVICNSVTARCPGR
- a CDS encoding flavin reductase family protein is translated as MPTDFHFYEPASGHGLAHDPLNAIVGPRPIGWVSTVSASGVRNLAPYSFFNLFNYRPPILGFASTGWKDSVANIAETGEFVWNLATRPLAEVMNASAAMVDAGVDEFTLAGIETLPARTVKPDRVAGSPAQFECRLTQLIRLENKEGAEVDTWLVLGEATGIHIDRAMLEDGVYQTARARPILRGGGPADYFEISEKALFRMFRPG
- the queF gene encoding preQ(1) synthase — its product is MDAKHLGKQSALPASPEEAELDYVPNPRAGTRYLVRFAAPEFTSLCPITGAPDFAHLVIDYVPGEKIVESKSLKLFLGSFRNHGAFHEDCTVGIGERLFREMQPLWLRIGGYWYPRGGIPIDVFWQSGKPPEDVWIPDQGVPGYRGRG
- the rlmN gene encoding 23S rRNA (adenine(2503)-C(2))-methyltransferase RlmN, coding for MQTVSAAPMPIPGHIDPVPVPRALAAREDGRTDLIGLSRDGIREALAAAGLEPKQAKLRAKQLWHWIYNRGATDFSAMTDIAKAQHPWLAERFVIGRPEVVEAQVSNDGTRKWLLRSPDGQDYEMVFIPDADRGTLCVSSQVGCTLNCRFCHTGTMRLVRNLTAGEIVGQVMLARDSLGEWPSQPEGRLLTNIVMMGMGEPLYNFDEVKAGLQIVMDGDGLALSKRRITLSTSGVVPIMARAGEEIGVNLAVSLHAVTKDVRDEIVPLNKKYGIEELLQACADYPGANNARRITFEYVMLKDKNDSDADAHELVRLLRKYKLPAKVNLIPFNPWPGAPYECSTPERIRSFSNIVFEGGISAPVRTPRGRDIDAACGQLKTASEKKSRAQLDREAEEKFAALG
- a CDS encoding mechanosensitive ion channel domain-containing protein, whose product is MIRELLDRFAGMGMRMPSPAELGELAVALGLAVLAVAIGVLVGRRIGAQVAGLWHRIAGEHINGIQARLCRITRYFTVALLLSPVASGYDWHPPATLLLGIALGLAMALAVVEVLRGLGLPRLATWPMGAIAFTSLLSKTMGGLGVIEALLAQIGFDIGTRRLSLLSLLTFLVTVTIIYALVRIANRLLGQWIGRAKGLDPTQQLLGQKLASIAIVTAAFFVGIDLLGIDLTTFAVFSGAFGLAIGFGMQKTVGNLIAGIILLMDRSIKPGDVIVVGDSFGWVNKIGVRAVSVITRDGKEHLIPNENLMTQEVENWSYTDRNVRVRIAVTVAYGCDLELAQDLMLRAATESPRVLDTPTPNVWLTALGENGAAHEILVWISDPESGVGNVRSDVLNRLWKLFGEHGITVPAPRRDVRVRGVEG
- a CDS encoding DUF4168 domain-containing protein, with translation MKTIFSSLAIAGTLMASTAFAQTTTPAQTTPADAAPAQTTPATPDQGTTGAGTAATATAGASTFTDTEVQQYAKAALAVNKINADTSIPTAEKNPKFVAAITSSGLQPQRFNEISQAMASDTALNQRIQAAAAQAQTSGQSAQATAPASPTGN
- a CDS encoding glycosyltransferase family 4 protein, which translates into the protein MARSPMGPRIRHLALIGNFLPRKCGIATFTTDTYTALAERYPDIQVDVYAMDDLPGHYAYPPQVTGSIAQNDRSAYLETARKIEASGAEALWIQHEYGIFGGAAGEQLLALTDRVSVPVIVTLHTVLERPSADERRVMEALIRRASTLIVMAEKGREILKRVHGVEDSKIEVIPHGVPDRAFADTADFKPAFGWQGRDVILTFGLLAPSKGIETMIEAMPAVAAAHPSALYVILGATHPHLVAHEGEAYRDRLKAQIATLGLQDNVAFVDGFVEQSELLDYLQAADIYATPYPNPAQITSGTLSYAVSMGKPVISTPYIHATEILDQDHGVLVDFGDSASFSREINRLLGDKDARLALAKRAYDRGRTMLWARLAERAIEAFDAILDEKPHRIRTATNELPTLSPVLTAVERMSDATGMLQHSIYSVPDRRHGYCIDDNARALILMSKIDAVDETVRDRWTAIYGGFVQHAWNPDKRKFRNFMNFDRTWCEDEGSEDSNGRAIWALGVTARDARAQKHRDWASVLFDETASIAFDLGSPRAHAFAMLGAAAMAEAHPGHALSREILTRFGDELVALLERTRRPAWSWFEIVLAYDNARLPEALLRAGHVLGRQDFLDTGLETLAWIAERQTSPEGRFRAVGTESFGREYAEPLPFDQQPLEAQATIDACLAAHEATGDGRWAEEAMRAYRWYLGANDLDTPLASVADGGCFDGLMPTGLNRNQGAESILALQLANCAISALSKGNKSVAGPELAVA
- the metC gene encoding cystathionine beta-lyase, which encodes MSGDHDKDATKVVHAGRRSEWTQGIVNPPVWRASTILYDNIAEMRERGSADTHHKLYYGRRGTPTQWSLADALTELEPGAQATLLYPSGVAAITTALLAVLSPGDEVLLPDSSYEPTRAFGNGMLKRLGITATYYDPLIGEGIAALCTERTRAILLESPGSLTFEVQDVPAIVAVAKARGIVTLLDNTWAGPLYFPAIEKGVDYTILSCSKYVVGHSDVMMGSVTAAPGHYEKLRATTYQLGLCASPDDAYLGSRGLRTMEVRLRQSGASGLKIAQWLKTRPEVARVLHPALPDCPGHDVFVRDFRGSAGLFSFVLNGGDDAARTALIDGLRHFGIGFSWGGYESLAIPADPQRIRTASPWEAEGPMLRLYVGLEDTDDLIADLEAGLARFAAARG